One region of Quercus lobata isolate SW786 chromosome 2, ValleyOak3.0 Primary Assembly, whole genome shotgun sequence genomic DNA includes:
- the LOC115978305 gene encoding gibberellin-regulated protein 1-like: MTISKALIASILISILVIHLVEADQMVNADTTKGSPSKKIDCGAACSARCQLSSRPNLCKRACGTCCARCSCVPPGTSGNRDVCPCYATMITRGGQLKCP, encoded by the exons ATGACCATCTCAAAGGCTTTAATTGCTTCCATTCTCATTTCTATTCTCGTCATCCATCTTGTTGAAGCTGATCAGATG GTGAACGCAGATACAACAAAGGGTTCTCCCAGTAAAAAAATAG ATTGTGGAGCAGCATGTAGTGCAAGGTGTCAGTTATCGTCTAGGCCAAACCTGTGCAAGAGGGCATGTGGGACTTGCTGTGCTCGATGCAGCTGCGTTCCTCCGGGCACTTCCGGCAACCGTGATGTATGCCCCTGCTACGCTACCATGATCACCCGTGGTGGCCAACTCAAGTGCCCTTGA